The genomic region CCATGGAAGAAAGCCAGCAACGTAACATGCTCGTATGAAGTTTCATAATTGGCACTACCACGCCGGCCAGATTGGGGCCATCAACCAGTCCCGCTGAAACACCTCCTGAAGTTGCCCAACCACATCCCGGTCACGCACCAACGCACCAACATTACGACACTCTAGGAGTTGTCGTTGACTGAACGTTGCTGAGCCAACCAAGGCTCTACCGCCGTCCGCGATGACGAGTTTGGCGTGCATAGTTCCAGACTCCGGATTTGGCCCAAGCGGGGCTATATCCGCGACTTTCACATCCAAACCAGCAAAGCCGTCCAAATATCGGAAGAGATCCAGTTCGCGCTCTGCCGCCCACTTGTCAACGAGCAGTCTTATCTTTACACCCCGAACTGCGGCAGCGACCAGCAGTGAGTCAACAACACCAAACCGCACTGCCGGGCCGAAGTCCGCACGAGTCGTTAGGCTGTTTACCTCGATGTCGAGGGTGGACTCGGCTTGGCTGAAAAGATCGATCAGCGCTTCTATTGTCTGGTATGCGCCGGAGTCACGCAGCATATCCGGTGCAGTGACGACGAGCCGTAACTCGGTTCGTTGTTGAGGATTGGCCCCTAGTGCTGAACAAGACTGATCATGTCCCAGGCCAAAGCTCGCGCGCCAGTCAGTCGCAAACACTGCCTCGAGCTGCCGGCAGAACCCAGTGTCCGATACCACCAGGCTCAACTCCCGGTTGTCCGCAAATGCTCCAAAGCTCCAGTTGTGCGAACCAAGGACTGCGGTACGTGAGTCGATAATGCAGTATTTGGCGTGGAGCATGCAATGCGGATACCGACTGTATGGTCTCAGGTCGCAGGCACGGACCGTGATATTGGGTACGTCGGCAAGTAACCACGGTATCCGGTGATAGGCCGGACTCAGATTCTGCTCAAGCGTGGCTGAATCCAG from candidate division WOR-3 bacterium harbors:
- a CDS encoding phospholipase D-like domain-containing protein, producing MRSCRVILVMIGSAAMVGFAAQSIRILETAPLGSDLDLADVANAIDVLPTLFAQAESSIHISQMYMLYYPPQSRGRLLSALYDALIAAAQREVRICILLDSATLEQNLSPAYHRIPWLLADVPNITVRACDLRPYSRYPHCMLHAKYCIIDSRTAVLGSHNWSFGAFADNRELSLVVSDTGFCRQLEAVFATDWRASFGLGHDQSCSALGANPQQRTELRLVVTAPDMLRDSGAYQTIEALIDLFSQAESTLDIEVNSLTTRADFGPAVRFGVVDSLLVAAAVRGVKIRLLVDKWAAERELDLFRYLDGFAGLDVKVADIAPLGPNPESGTMHAKLVIADGGRALVGSATFSQRQLLECRNVGALVRDRDVVGQLQEVFQRDWLMAPIWPAW